The segment GAATCCCGATACACTCGACACCCCGCTTGAGCGTGGCCTAGTGATCGAGCTCCAGTCCTTTGCCTCTGAGAGATTGGAATTCATGCAGGACAAAACTGGCACCATTGCCTGGTATAACCAATTGGGTAGCCAATTCGGAGTCAGATTCGACGACAACCTGCCCAAGGATGATGTCGAAGCCCTGATCTTCCATTTCTCCTCTTTCTTCGGCTAAGCCGATTCCATCGAAAAAAGACCGCTTCCTAATGGGAGCGGTCTTTTCTTATCTTTGAGTAAACTATGATTGCACACCAAACCGACGCATATTGGACAGATACAAGGGGCGGAGTGCATCAAAGTAACGCTATCAGTGCGGGAATTTCAACGGCCTACAGGTAAGGATCGGCCTGTGCCAAATAATTCTGCACATAATCCCTTGCTGCATCCTCCAGGCTCGTGAACCCAACCGGACAACCAGCTGCCTTGAGCTTGTCCACGTTGGCTTCGGTATAATACTGGTATTTGCCCTGTAACTGTTCGGGCATATCGATGTAGTGGATATCCTCGGGCACATCCATTGCTGCAAAGACAGCCCGGGCCAAATCGTTCCAGGTACGCGACTGGCCGGTGCCGACGTTGAAGACTCCACCAGTCTGAGGATTCTCCAAAAGCCACCACATGACCTCCACGCAGTCCTTGACGTACACGAAATCCCTTTTCTGTCCCCCATCCTCATAATCGGGATGATAGGACTTGAAGAGTCGCATGGTCTCGGTTTCACCAATCTGCTTGTAAGCCTTGCAGATCACGCTTCGCATATCGTCCTTATGATACTCGTTTGGTCCGAAGACATTGAAGAACTTCAGACTCGCCAAGCGCCCCATGCAACCGGCCCGAAGCGCCCACAGGTCGAACAACTGCTTGGAATAACCATACATATTCAGAGGCTTCAGGCTGGGAATCAGTTCTTCATCATCCATAAAGCCCAGTTCACCATCGCCATAAGTGGACGCCGACGACGCATTGATGAATCGCGCATCGTTCTCCAGACACCACGAGGCCAGGGTCACGGAATAACGATAGTTGTTCTCCATCAGGAAATCGGCATCGCGCTCGGTAGTGGAAGAACAGGCCCCCATATGCGTGATGGAATCGACCTCGAACGGCAATTCATCGTGCAGAATCATGTCCAGAAAATCGTCGCGATGAAAATAGTCCACGTAGCGACGGTTGACGAGATTCTTCCATTTCTCGGTCTCGCCCAGGTTATCCACGATGATGACATCGTCGATACCCATCTCATTCAGCTTCCAGACAAAAGCGCTGCCGATGAATCCAGCTCCGCCGGTAACAATATGCATACGTTCTCCTGTGGTCAGTAAATGTCTCGTATAAGGTCCGGGCTTAGCCGGAACGGCCCCGTCATACACCGCAGTCGTCCGAAGGGCAACGCACCGGGATACGGTACCTTCCATGAGACATGCTCTTGTACAAGTCGACTTCCGCTCACAATCACACCGACGGCATCGCATCAACTCAGAAGGACAAACAATCGATTTTCACTTGTGTCCAAGCCCAATATTTACTAATTCGGCAGGTCTCACCATAGGAGAAGGAACATGCTTGCAATTCTCGACTATAAGGCTGGCAACCAGACCTCGGTCCGGCGAGCCCTTGATAATCTGTCCATCCCCTGCCGCATCACGGCAGACGCCGAAGCCATTGCCAGGGCCGACGGAATCATCTTCCCGGGCGTGGGCGCTGCGGGACAGGCCATGGGCAATCTGACCTCTACGGGACTGAACGAAGTCCTGGCCGAACAGGTCGCCGCAGGCAAACCCCTACTGGGGATTTGCGTGGGTTGCCAGATCATGTTGGATTACAGCCCGGAAAACGACACCAAGACACTGGGCATCGTCCCCGGTGAATGCCGACTGTTCAACCCTGGTTGGCTCGATGAAGACGGCCACCCCATCCGTGTTCCCCATATGGGCTGGAATAAAGTCGCCCTCAATCATCCCGAGGAACGACTGTTCCGTGGCATCGACCCCAATTCTGAATTCTATTTCGTCCACAGCTACTACCCGGCACCGGCCGAAGAATACATGCTGGGCATGACCACCTATGGCGCAGAGTTCTGCTCATTCCATGGCCGCGAAGGCTTGTGGGCCGTACAGTTCCACCCTGAGAAGAGTGGTCGACCAGGTCTGGCACTGCTATCCAACTTCGCCCAGTACTGCAAGGAGGTGCGTGATGCTCAGTAAAAGAATCATCCCCTGCCTCGACGTGCGCGATGGCCGCCTCACCAAGGGCATTAAATTCAAGGATAATGTCGATATCGGCGACCCGGTGGAAACTGCTCGCGTCTACTATGAGGAAGGCGCGGATGAGTTGGTCTTCTACGACATCACCGCCTCCCACGAACATCGCGGCATCATGCTGAACGTGGTGGAGGAAGTAGCTAAACAGATCTTCATTCCGTTCTCCGTAGGTGGCGGCATCAATTCCCTCGAGGAAATGCGGGCCGTGCTCCTGGCCGGAGCCGAAAAGGTCTCCCTGAACTCACCTGCCGTAAAAAATCCGGACCTGATCAGCCAGGGTGCAGCCGCTTTCGGTTCCCAGGCTGTGGTCGTGGGCATGGACGTGCTGGCCGTCGACAAATCAGAGGCCTGCCCCTCCGGCTACGAAATCGTAATCCACGGTGGTCGCAAGCGCATGGGCATGGATGCACTGGAATGGGCAAAGACGGTTGAAGCCCTCGGGGCCGGTGAAATCTGCCTCAACTCCATTGATGCCGACGGCACCAAGGATGGCTACGAACTCAATCTGACCCGAATGATCTCCGAGGCCGTCTCCATCCCGATCATTGCATCGGGTGGCGCAGGCAATCCGGACCACATGGCTGATGCCTGCCTGGAAGGGAAAGCCTCGGCGGCTCTCATCGCCTCCATCGTTCATTACGGCGAGTATTCCATCAAGGATTGTAAAGACGTAATGAAAAAGCGAGGAGTGAAGGTCCGCGAAATCTGGTAGCCCTACATTCTTCTTCCCGCCAATCGGGAGCACTTCTCTTTCAACACAACAAAGCCTTCGCCAAACGACGAGGGCTTTGTCTTTTTCCAATTCAAACGCCATGTCCCCGATCGTGTTTTTATCATGTGCTAAAGTCTGACCAAGTCTCCCGCACTTGATCCCGATTGAAATTATCGGATATAGTTTCCTCGCAACTTAATCCGAGTGACACATCTGGAGAAACCATGGGTACCATCCACGCCGTATGCACCAGCACAGTCAAGCACCAGAAAAAGGAAACCGTCGACAAGGCTCTCCTTCAGGCAGGAATTGGCATGGTGGGCGACGCCCATGCCGGGAGCGAACGCCAAGTCAGCCTGCTTGCCTTGGAAGGCATCCAGCGCATGCAGGAGAAAATGCCAGAACTGGTTCCAGGGGATTTTGCCGAAAACCTGACTACGACAGGACTTCCGCTGGAATTGCTGAAGGTTGGGACAAAGCTCAGAATCGGACCGGACATCCGCCTTGAGATCACTCAAATCGGGAAGAAGTGCCACAGCAAATGCAACATTCACAAGACTGTGGGATATTGCATCATGCCCAACGAGGGAATCTTCGCCAAAGTCGTCGTTGGAGGCATGGTCAAACCTGGTGACTCCGTCGATATCACCGGGAGTTGAGTTCCCGACAACACCAGCTTTTTCCATAAGTACAACTCCACAGCAGGTAAGGGCGCATAGTTCGCCCTTACCTGCTCTTTTTTGGGCGAAATCTTATTCCACGAGCTGAAGACAATCTAACTCATTATACTGATATTATTAAGAATCACTTTCTTGCATGGTCCTTGCTGTGTTTTGAATAGAACAAAACAACAAAAAGGAGGATACCGCCATGAAGATTGCCGTCAGCAGCACGGGAAACACGCTCGACAGCGCCATGGACAATCGCTTTGGCCGTGCGGTCATGTTTATCATCTACGACACGGAAACCGAGCAATTTACAATTATGGACAACTCAAACAACTCTGCTCTTGGCCAGGGAGCCGGCATCCAAACGGCCCAGGCTGTTGCCGCAGCAGGGGCGACTCGTGTCGTCACCGGTCGCGTCGGGCCCAATGCCTTAGCAGCTTTGACTCAGGCTAAGATTGAAATCATGAGCGCAGCTCCCGGCACAGTAGCTCAGGCACTGGAACAGACCAAGAACGCAGAGTCTGGTGCGCAAACGACACCTCAACCCAATGCAGCAATGAGCATGGGCCAAGGCCGTGGCATGGGCCAAGGTCGTGGCATGGGTCGTGGCATGGGCCAAGGTCGTGGCATGGGCCAAGGTCGTGGCATGGGCCAAGGTCGTGGCATGGGCCAAGGTCGTGGCATGGGTCGTGGCATGGGCCAAGGTCGTGGCATGGGCCAAGGTCGTGGC is part of the Desulfovibrio ferrophilus genome and harbors:
- the rfaD gene encoding ADP-glyceromanno-heptose 6-epimerase; translation: MHIVTGGAGFIGSAFVWKLNEMGIDDVIIVDNLGETEKWKNLVNRRYVDYFHRDDFLDMILHDELPFEVDSITHMGACSSTTERDADFLMENNYRYSVTLASWCLENDARFINASSASTYGDGELGFMDDEELIPSLKPLNMYGYSKQLFDLWALRAGCMGRLASLKFFNVFGPNEYHKDDMRSVICKAYKQIGETETMRLFKSYHPDYEDGGQKRDFVYVKDCVEVMWWLLENPQTGGVFNVGTGQSRTWNDLARAVFAAMDVPEDIHYIDMPEQLQGKYQYYTEANVDKLKAAGCPVGFTSLEDAARDYVQNYLAQADPYL
- the hisF gene encoding imidazole glycerol phosphate synthase subunit HisF → MLSKRIIPCLDVRDGRLTKGIKFKDNVDIGDPVETARVYYEEGADELVFYDITASHEHRGIMLNVVEEVAKQIFIPFSVGGGINSLEEMRAVLLAGAEKVSLNSPAVKNPDLISQGAAAFGSQAVVVGMDVLAVDKSEACPSGYEIVIHGGRKRMGMDALEWAKTVEALGAGEICLNSIDADGTKDGYELNLTRMISEAVSIPIIASGGAGNPDHMADACLEGKASAALIASIVHYGEYSIKDCKDVMKKRGVKVREIW
- a CDS encoding MOSC domain-containing protein, with translation MGTIHAVCTSTVKHQKKETVDKALLQAGIGMVGDAHAGSERQVSLLALEGIQRMQEKMPELVPGDFAENLTTTGLPLELLKVGTKLRIGPDIRLEITQIGKKCHSKCNIHKTVGYCIMPNEGIFAKVVVGGMVKPGDSVDITGS
- the hisH gene encoding imidazole glycerol phosphate synthase subunit HisH, whose protein sequence is MLAILDYKAGNQTSVRRALDNLSIPCRITADAEAIARADGIIFPGVGAAGQAMGNLTSTGLNEVLAEQVAAGKPLLGICVGCQIMLDYSPENDTKTLGIVPGECRLFNPGWLDEDGHPIRVPHMGWNKVALNHPEERLFRGIDPNSEFYFVHSYYPAPAEEYMLGMTTYGAEFCSFHGREGLWAVQFHPEKSGRPGLALLSNFAQYCKEVRDAQ
- a CDS encoding PilZ domain-containing protein; its protein translation is MPGEDKRAAPRFSLKLKGNSAAYTAEVAQCGTVHCELLDVSSGGLRGRLLNPDTLDTPLERGLVIELQSFASERLEFMQDKTGTIAWYNQLGSQFGVRFDDNLPKDDVEALIFHFSSFFG
- a CDS encoding NifB/NifX family molybdenum-iron cluster-binding protein, with product MKIAVSSTGNTLDSAMDNRFGRAVMFIIYDTETEQFTIMDNSNNSALGQGAGIQTAQAVAAAGATRVVTGRVGPNALAALTQAKIEIMSAAPGTVAQALEQTKNAESGAQTTPQPNAAMSMGQGRGMGQGRGMGRGMGQGRGMGQGRGMGQGRGMGQGRGMGRGMGQGRGMGQGRGMVTGRGGQN